A genome region from Triticum aestivum cultivar Chinese Spring chromosome 2B, IWGSC CS RefSeq v2.1, whole genome shotgun sequence includes the following:
- the LOC123046134 gene encoding uncharacterized protein, giving the protein MSLSEKLEAARIALGKRKERELQQLGPAPAPAPAPAPALAPEPAAKAELSKPARAGNSKLLAGNLAHEFLTHGTLLGRRIEPSHHHQPAAAAASPRPEPEPKRRYAELSWLLMTNGAHIPGVVNPTQLGRWLQIKE; this is encoded by the coding sequence ATGTCGCTGAGCGAGAAGCTGGAAGCGGCGCGTATCGCACTGGGCAAGCGCAAGGAGCGGGAGCTGCAGCAGCTGGGCCCCGCCCCGGCCCCGGCCCCGGCCCCAGCCCCAGCCCTAGCCCCAGAGCCTGCAGCTAAAGCCGAGCTGTCCAAGCCGGCTCGGGCCGGCAACAGCAAGCTGCTAGCCGGGAATCTGGCCCACGAGTTCCTGACCCACGGCACGCTCCTGGGCCGCCGGATCGAGCCGAGCCATCACCACCAACCCGCTGCCGCGGCCGCCTCCCCGCGGCCCGAGCCCGAGCCGAAGAGGAGGTACGCGGAGCTGTCCTGGCTGCTGATGACGAACGGGGCCCACATCCCCGGCGTCGTCAACCCCACGCAGCTCGGCCGCTGGCTCCAGATAAAGGAgtga